One Mycolicibacterium rufum genomic window, AGCGGCTTGCCGAAGGTCTCGCGGTTGCGGCACCACTCGACGGTGAGGTCAAGGCAGCGCTGCGCGCTGGCGTACGCCTGCGCGGCCAGACCGACGCGCTCGGACACGAACGCCGCTGCGATCTGCAGGAATCCGGTGTTCTCGATGCCGACGAGGTTGGTGACCGGGACGCGGACGTCGGTGTAGGACAGTTCCGCGGTGTCCGAGGACCGCCAGCCCATCTTGTCGAGCTTGCGGCTGACCTCGAATCCCGGCGTGCCCTTGTCGACGACGATCAGCGAGACGCCGCCCGCGCCGGGTCCGCCGGTGCGCGCCGCCGTGACGACGTAATCGGCCCGCACGCCCGAGGTGATGTAGGTCTTGGCGCCGTTGATGACGTACTCGTCGCCTTCCCGGACCGCGCGGGTGGTGAGGTGTCCGACGTCGGAGCCGCCGCCGGGTTCGGTGATCGCCAGCGAGCCGATCTTCTCGCCGCGCAACGTCGGTCGCACATAGGTGTCGATGAGGTTCTCGTCGCCGGAGGCGATCATGTGGGGCACCGCGATGCCGCAGGTGAACAGCGATGCGAACACCCCGCCGGGCGCGCCGGACTGGTGCATCTCCTCGCAGATCACGACGGCGTCGGCACCATCCCCGCCCTCACCGCCGGCCGACTCCGGGAATCCGGCGCCGAGCAGCCCGGCGGCCGCGGCTTTGCGGTGCAGGTCGCGGGGGAGTTCGCCGACCCGCTCCCATTCGTCGACGTGGGGCAGCACTTCGCGTTCGGCGAAGGCGCGCACAGTCTTTCGCAGGTCTTCCCGTTCCGGTGTGGTCCAGATGGTCACGACAGCAGCTCCTCGGGGATGTCGATCGTCCGGCTGCGCAGCCATTCGCCCAGCCCTTTGGCCTGGGGGTCGAAGCGCGCCTGATAGGC contains:
- a CDS encoding acyl-CoA dehydrogenase family protein; translation: MTIWTTPEREDLRKTVRAFAEREVLPHVDEWERVGELPRDLHRKAAAAGLLGAGFPESAGGEGGDGADAVVICEEMHQSGAPGGVFASLFTCGIAVPHMIASGDENLIDTYVRPTLRGEKIGSLAITEPGGGSDVGHLTTRAVREGDEYVINGAKTYITSGVRADYVVTAARTGGPGAGGVSLIVVDKGTPGFEVSRKLDKMGWRSSDTAELSYTDVRVPVTNLVGIENTGFLQIAAAFVSERVGLAAQAYASAQRCLDLTVEWCRNRETFGKPLIARQSVQNTLSEMARRIDVARVYTRAIVERQLAGETNLITEVCFAKNTAVEAGEWVANQAVQLFGGMGYMAESEIERQYRDMRILGIGGGTTEILTALAAKTLGFQA